In the Acidobacteriota bacterium genome, one interval contains:
- a CDS encoding 50S ribosomal protein L15, whose amino-acid sequence MATSDRSNNLSNLRPPAGAKRSRKRVGRGEGSGTGVTAGRGHKGQQSRSGYSRKRGFEGGQMPIHRRLPKRGFHNPFRIAYDVVNLDTLEARFEAGAEVTPDALRAAGLVGKRAFVKVLARGELTKALTVTAHRFSAKASAAIAAAGGRTELAPDAPRMKTKQKVAE is encoded by the coding sequence ATGGCGACGTCCGACCGATCGAACAATCTGAGCAACCTGCGGCCGCCCGCCGGCGCGAAGCGGAGCAGGAAGCGCGTCGGCCGGGGAGAGGGCTCCGGCACCGGCGTGACGGCCGGCCGGGGACACAAGGGCCAGCAGTCGCGGTCGGGCTACTCGCGCAAGCGCGGCTTCGAGGGCGGGCAGATGCCGATCCATCGGCGCCTGCCGAAGCGGGGCTTCCACAACCCGTTCCGCATCGCCTACGACGTGGTGAATCTGGACACGCTGGAAGCGCGGTTTGAAGCGGGCGCGGAAGTGACGCCTGACGCCCTGCGCGCGGCGGGTCTTGTCGGCAAGCGGGCGTTCGTCAAGGTGCTGGCGCGCGGAGAGCTGACCAAGGCGCTCACCGTGACCGCGCACCGTTTCAGCGCCAAGGCGAGCGCGGCGATCGCCGCCGCCGGCGGGCGAACGGAGCTGGCGCCGGACGCGCCCCGGATGAAGACGAAGCAGAAGGTCGCGGAATGA